Proteins encoded in a region of the Inquilinus sp. KBS0705 genome:
- a CDS encoding GNAT family N-acetyltransferase: MQFEKADQHKAEVIALLETQKLPAADLPALLDNFTVAVDHDGLKGVIGLEIYGSYGLLRSLAVDEKHRDKGIASGLLQQLETDAAQKGLKAIYLLTETAQSYFERKGYEHVARMDIAEAVKASSEFSHVCPQSAIAMVKYIN, translated from the coding sequence ATGCAATTCGAAAAAGCAGACCAACACAAAGCCGAAGTAATTGCGCTGTTAGAGACCCAAAAGCTGCCCGCTGCCGACTTACCCGCCTTGCTTGATAACTTTACAGTTGCCGTTGACCACGATGGATTAAAAGGCGTAATAGGCCTTGAAATTTATGGGAGTTATGGTTTACTACGCTCGCTTGCTGTTGATGAGAAACACCGTGATAAGGGCATAGCTTCGGGCTTACTTCAACAGCTGGAAACTGACGCCGCCCAAAAGGGCTTAAAGGCCATATACCTGCTTACCGAAACCGCACAAAGCTATTTTGAACGCAAAGGTTACGAGCATGTTGCCCGAATGGATATCGCCGAAGCGGTAAAGGCATCATCCGAGTTTAGTCATGTTTGTCCACAATCTGCCATTGCGATGGTAAAATATATCAATTAA
- a CDS encoding arsenate reductase ArsC: MKNVLVLCTGNSCRSQLAESYLRHFAGNRANIYSAGIETHGVNPKAIQVMAEDHLDISAHTSNHVDEYLAIPFDYVITVCDNANEACPYFPGNVKRFHYNFPDPAKAKGTDDEVMDEFRRVRNMIKVYAQDFVKENIN; encoded by the coding sequence ATGAAAAATGTATTAGTGTTATGCACCGGCAATAGTTGCCGCAGCCAGCTTGCCGAAAGTTATTTACGCCATTTTGCAGGTAATCGGGCCAATATCTACAGCGCCGGTATAGAAACCCATGGCGTTAACCCTAAAGCCATACAAGTAATGGCCGAAGACCACTTGGATATATCGGCACATACCTCAAACCATGTGGATGAGTATTTGGCTATCCCGTTTGATTATGTGATAACCGTGTGCGATAATGCCAACGAGGCTTGTCCGTATTTCCCTGGCAACGTAAAACGCTTTCACTATAACTTCCCCGACCCTGCAAAAGCGAAGGGTACCGATGATGAGGTAATGGATGAGTTTAGAAGGGTAAGGAATATGATAAAAGTTTACGCTCAAGATTTTGTAAAAGAAAACATCAACTAA
- a CDS encoding winged helix-turn-helix transcriptional regulator: protein MGLTKTEIFTDEQNQLATALKAIAHPARIAILQQIIKAKACICGDLVTEVGLAQATISQHLRELKSAGIIQGTIEGVSVCYCINPVVWDKLGKTLGSFFATADTNNNCC, encoded by the coding sequence ATGGGACTCACCAAAACAGAAATATTCACCGACGAGCAAAACCAGTTGGCTACCGCTTTAAAGGCCATAGCACACCCTGCACGTATTGCCATATTGCAGCAAATAATAAAAGCCAAAGCTTGTATTTGCGGCGATTTGGTAACAGAGGTAGGCCTGGCACAGGCAACCATATCGCAGCACCTACGCGAGCTTAAATCGGCGGGTATTATTCAAGGCACAATAGAAGGAGTGAGCGTTTGCTACTGCATTAACCCTGTGGTTTGGGACAAATTGGGCAAAACATTAGGCAGTTTTTTTGCCACCGCGGATACAAATAATAACTGCTGTTAA
- a CDS encoding Bacterial alpha-L-rhamnosidase produces MKKFSAITCFLFAYVLSANAQLPPVFSKTRANQSRAEELVRKYLPPVRILWRSDSNSIRNAETLLKVGKGQADLSGKDLCILKNKAGILLDYGKELHGGLQLITDQSKGGKPIRIRLRFGESAAEAMSDIADNTKNATNDHAMRDYIVAVPWLGKLEVGNTGFRFVRIDLVDDNAELKLKEANAIFIYRDIPYLGSFNCSDTLLNKIWMTGAYTVHLNMQDYLWDGIKRDRLVWVGDMHPETSTIAAVFGNNDVVTKSLDLAKNITPLPEYMNGMVSYSMWWILIQRDWYMHNGNLAYLKQQKTYLNGLLNHYLQKIDNNNSEQLNDGTRFLDWPSSEDPKAIHAGLQAMLIMTLQAGAELSHTLQDEAMVAKCNAAIKKLKRNVPDANNSKQAAALLALSGLMPAKDADKLLSVDGVHRFSTFFGYYMLQAKAKANNYQGGIDAIRQYWGPMLYLGATTFWEDFDLNWLPNASRIDELVPAGKKDIHGDYGAYCYKGYRHSLSHGWASGPTPWLTEHVLGIKVVSAGCRVIKIKPHLGDLTFAEGTYPTPYGIVKIKHIKQANGTIKTTVSGPKQVKLIIGS; encoded by the coding sequence ATGAAGAAATTTTCGGCTATAACCTGTTTCCTATTTGCTTATGTATTATCTGCCAACGCACAATTGCCGCCTGTATTTAGCAAAACAAGGGCAAATCAGTCGCGCGCAGAGGAACTGGTGCGTAAATACCTGCCACCGGTACGCATTTTATGGCGATCGGATAGTAACAGCATACGCAATGCTGAAACACTGCTTAAAGTTGGAAAAGGCCAGGCCGACCTAAGCGGTAAAGACCTGTGTATATTAAAAAACAAAGCAGGCATTTTACTTGATTACGGTAAAGAGCTTCATGGCGGCCTGCAACTGATCACCGATCAATCTAAAGGCGGCAAACCTATCCGCATACGGCTAAGATTTGGCGAATCGGCCGCCGAAGCGATGTCTGATATTGCCGATAACACAAAAAATGCTACTAACGACCATGCCATGCGCGATTACATTGTGGCTGTGCCCTGGTTGGGTAAACTGGAAGTGGGCAATACCGGCTTCCGTTTTGTAAGGATAGATTTGGTGGATGATAATGCCGAACTAAAGCTAAAGGAAGCCAATGCCATTTTTATTTACCGCGATATACCTTACCTGGGCAGCTTTAATTGCAGCGATACCCTATTAAATAAAATTTGGATGACCGGTGCTTACACCGTTCACCTAAATATGCAGGATTACCTTTGGGACGGCATTAAACGCGACAGATTAGTTTGGGTAGGCGATATGCACCCAGAAACATCAACGATAGCGGCGGTGTTTGGCAATAACGATGTGGTAACCAAAAGCCTCGACCTGGCAAAAAACATTACCCCACTGCCCGAGTATATGAACGGTATGGTTTCCTATTCGATGTGGTGGATACTGATACAGCGCGACTGGTACATGCACAACGGGAATCTGGCCTATCTTAAACAGCAAAAAACTTATTTAAATGGCTTACTTAATCACTATTTACAAAAAATAGATAACAACAACAGCGAACAACTAAACGATGGCACGCGCTTTTTAGACTGGCCATCAAGCGAGGACCCTAAAGCTATACACGCAGGTTTACAGGCCATGCTGATAATGACCCTACAGGCAGGCGCCGAATTAAGCCACACCTTGCAGGATGAAGCCATGGTGGCTAAATGCAATGCCGCTATTAAAAAACTAAAGCGTAATGTGCCCGATGCTAATAATTCCAAACAAGCGGCGGCTCTGTTGGCCCTATCCGGCTTGATGCCTGCTAAGGATGCTGATAAACTGTTGTCTGTTGACGGCGTTCACCGTTTCTCCACCTTTTTTGGCTATTACATGTTACAGGCAAAAGCAAAAGCAAACAATTACCAGGGTGGGATAGATGCCATAAGGCAATACTGGGGGCCAATGCTTTATTTGGGTGCAACAACATTTTGGGAAGATTTTGATTTAAACTGGCTGCCCAATGCATCGCGTATTGACGAATTGGTACCGGCGGGTAAAAAAGACATTCATGGCGATTATGGTGCTTATTGCTACAAAGGCTACCGGCATAGCCTTAGCCATGGCTGGGCATCGGGGCCAACACCCTGGCTAACCGAGCACGTTTTAGGGATAAAAGTAGTTAGCGCAGGGTGCCGTGTAATTAAAATAAAGCCCCATCTTGGCGATCTTACTTTTGCCGAGGGTACATACCCAACGCCATATGGTATAGTTAAAATAAAGCATATTAAACAAGCCAACGGCACTATCAAAACCACAGTAAGCGGACCTAAACAAGTGAAGCTTATTATCGGTAGTTAG